One genomic region from Podarcis raffonei isolate rPodRaf1 chromosome Z, rPodRaf1.pri, whole genome shotgun sequence encodes:
- the ENDOG gene encoding endonuclease G, mitochondrial, with protein MRRFCSGSRWLVPAASLALGVGLGAGLSKRGRQPSQPGAEAEGLLSRLPVVPVVAAATTTTSDLAARGGAGDSGELAKYGLPGLSLLRTRESYVLCYDPRARSALWVVEQLNPATLSGSSDRAACDFRSDDSIHEYHRATNADYRGSGFDRGHLAAAANHRWSQKAMGDTFYLSNVAPQNPHLNQNAWNNLEKYCRSLTKYNKNVYVCTGPLFLPRMEADGKMYVKYQVIGKSHVAVPTHFFKVLILEKSSGEIELRSYVMPNSPVNDKIPLENFLVPIESIERASGLLFVPNILKRTSKLKAISAGSNLKAITAGSTT; from the exons ATGAGGCGCTTCTGCAGCGGCAGCCGGTGGCTGGTGCCCGCGGCCTCCCTGGCTCTCGGGGTGGGCTTGGGCGCCGGCTTGTCCAAGAGAGGGAGGCAGCCGAGCCAGCCGGGAGCGGAGGCGGAGGGGCTCCTCTCACGGCTGCCCGTCGTGCCGGTggtcgccgccgccaccaccacaacTTCGGATTTGGCTGCCCGAGGCGGCGCTGGCGACTCGGGGGAACTGGCCAAGTACGGCTTGCCGGGGCTGTCCCTGCTGCGGACCCGGGAGTCCTACGTGCTGTGCTACGACCCACGGGCTCGTAGCGCCCTCTGGGTGGTGGAGCAGCTAAACCCGGCCACGCTGAGCGGCTCCTCGGACCGCGCTGCCTGCGACTTCCGTTCCGACGACTCGATTCACGAGTACCACCGCGCCACCAACGCGGATTACCGGGGCAGCGGTTTTGACCGGGGACATCTGGCGGCCGCCGCCAACCACCGCTGGAGCCAGAAGGCCATGGGGGACACGTTCTACTTGAGCAACGTCGCCCCCCAG AATCCTCACCTGAATCAGAATGCCTGGAATAACCTGGAGAAATACTGCAGGAGCTTAACTAAATACAACAAGAATGTTTATGTCTGTACAGGACCACTTTTTCTACCCAG GATGGAGGCAGATGGGAAGATGTACGTGAAATACCAGGTGATTGGGAAGAGCCACGTGGCCGTCCCCACACACTTCTTCAAGGTGCTCATCCTGGAGAAGTCAAGTGGGGAGATTGAGTTGCGCTCTTACGTCATGCCAAACAGCCCCGTCAATGACAAGATCCCTCTGGAGAATTTCCTGGTCCCCATCGAGAGCATCGAGCGAGCCTCTGGCCTCCTCTTTGTCCCCAACATCCTCAAGAGGACTAGCAAGTTGAAAGCAATCTCTGCTGGAAGCAACTTGAAAGCAATCACAGCTGGAAGCACCACCTAA